CTGTGGCATTGGCGCGCTTTCCGCGGCCCTCGACGATACCTTTGTGCGCCTGATACTGGGCGACTCTTATGTGAACAGAACCCTGGAGAACATTCGCAATGGTGACCCGATGGCGGTGTACAAAGACATGGACGAGGCCGAGATGTTTCTTTTCATTACGTTCAACAACATCCGCGTCTCCTTTCTGGCCTTCGTGATGGGCGTGTTCTTCTCCGTTGGCACGGGCTGGATATTGTTTCAGAACGGGGTGATGCTCGGGGCTTTCCAGTACTTTTTCTACAAGCAGGGGCTGCTGCTCACGTCGGTGCTCACCATCTGGATACATGGCACACTGGAAATTTCGGCTATCGTGATTGCCGGGTGCGCCGGTTTTGTGATGGGCAACAGCCTGCTTTTCCCCAAAACCTACTCCCGGCTGCACTCCTTTAAAACCGGAGCCCGGCAAGGGCTGAAGATTGTGGTGGGGCTGGTGCCGATCTTTATCACCGCGGGCTTTCTGGAAGGCTTCGTGACCCGCCACACCGAAATGCCCCTGGCCCTTAGCTTGTTTATCATCCTTTCCTCTGCCGCATTTATAGGTTACTACTTCA
Above is a window of Pontibacter akesuensis DNA encoding:
- a CDS encoding stage II sporulation protein M codes for the protein MREAAFIRKNKLKWKSYETQQPTGPDELAERFISLTDDLAYARTFYPDSDTTAYLNTLAGNSHQAIYKNKKEKQNRFVTFWRYELPYLFRQHHRQLLYAFLVFALACGIGALSAALDDTFVRLILGDSYVNRTLENIRNGDPMAVYKDMDEAEMFLFITFNNIRVSFLAFVMGVFFSVGTGWILFQNGVMLGAFQYFFYKQGLLLTSVLTIWIHGTLEISAIVIAGCAGFVMGNSLLFPKTYSRLHSFKTGARQGLKIVVGLVPIFITAGFLEGFVTRHTEMPLALSLFIILSSAAFIGYYFIIYPRLLHTKNVNDKRKDQPTGRA